The Cololabis saira isolate AMF1-May2022 chromosome 18, fColSai1.1, whole genome shotgun sequence genome contains the following window.
AGTAGAGTTCATAGTCTTCGGTTGAAGTGTCTTagtgtcatccatccatccatccatccatccatccatccatccatccatccatccatccatccatccatccatccatccatccatccatgacaGCCCCCACATCACCAAATATGTTACACacgagtggaactgcaacaatttcACAATTAACCACATGACCAAATAAAGGTAGGCGCAAGAAAACGTAACCCACAAATCCCAATGACAGCCTTGGCTCTGTTAGAGGAACCTgtgatgcaggatcaggagcgagtcttcagggaccacaccgatctgctggtccaggaagTAGACTGGATAATCAGCCAGTTCAGGTTagcaagaggatccttctggatcgctCTGAACATGAACCtttcagtgactgcgtttacatgcagttaataacccttttaaaacccggatattggcaataacccgaatttgcacggccatgtaaacaccaataacccttttgaataacccgaatttgctcatattcgggttttcgGGTTttcaggggtcatattcaggtttttaaaatatgacccctgggttactccttttaaaaccagaatatttggtcatgtaaacgccaaacggaatatcggAGAAATGCGAGACCATGCCACACTTTTGGattgaggaggagactaatcgcTTCATAAatttaatgaaggatatgaacatagcgagatttaaaagaaggtgagcgaaaagttgcgcgaagcagcatttgttttgaatttggatacaggaagaaaaagcggaaattacgggaattgcgtcatcacgttctccgcgcatcgtctggtttgatccagatatcccaaatgattcattaccatgtaaatggaatattctgaatgtttcagtaaccggaatattagcaataacccaaattttgactgcatgtaaacgtagtcagtggcagctgctggcaggtcggacatctctcagtCGCCATGACAACCGCATGGGACAATTactcgagataaaagccagatcctgaaaatatcccataactgtgtctgaacagacaaacattCAAGATCCGGTTCTCTAAAGTTGtcctttttataataaaactaaaatgtcactgaaaggttggttggtacgagctgatgtgactcagcaacatatgaataaagttgttattgATTGTTTAGACTACTTTCAGTCTTATATCGAGTCagctgcaggactccagaaagtatttctccagtgatggaggccgggacctacaccggtctctcctcctggtgatggaggccgggaccaaGACTGCTCTGTCCTCCTGCGGCTGCAACACTCCAAGTTACAGcgccttttttctttatttttcacgTTTGCGCGTCGATAGTCACGTTGGcacaacttgtctttatttcaGCAGCGGAAGAGTATCAGATCGGGATGCTGCAGCATGTAAATCACGTGATGGTCACGTGACGTCATGGTGTCGattattaaaatacaaacaaaaaaaagagtttaaTGATGCACAAAAGCTGAAAATAAACACTCACAAACCCGCGCAAACATAATaaacccacaactcttcacagaACTCAACACAGAACAAGAAACAACAATACCTAAGCGATCAACACAACAACAGCATCTTACTCTGAtttcttttacagcttaaatCGGAGGAAATGCTGCCAAATAAATGGTTTTTcaggcctcaacttctgacaggagcATATCCAGCtcacagtctttttttttcttcattttttcactTGCTTTTGCAGGTTCCTTGTTTGGATGAGCGGTTTTTCatggatatttatcctcatcagaatattcaaatgtatctgcttgagggaggagacagggaggagtgTCGTGCTCACGCATCCATGTTCAACTTCACGTTGGTTGTGATGTTTAAATGAAATGTGTATGGATCATGTACGAACATctgaatatatattttatttgctagATTTCCACGCAACGATTCACGATGAAATCCATGcatctttgtacatgaggccccaggtctgttATAAGGTTTCCTTTTTCGCTCCTTGTACCCACACCATCTCCAAAGGAATGTCCTCAGAGCTCACTGGGCATTTTAATGAGATTCCCAAAAAGCCTCAATTGGATTCTTTCAAGACAAAGACTAATGTCTCTACTTCCACCTATCTGTGAATATCAAAGCTCATTGGTTTTCTCTCAGGTGCTGAGATGATGAAGGAAAATAATTGCTATTACTTTTATGTGTTGTCTTAAtggtttctttccttttccaaAGCTCATGACCAAATCTTTTTCATACATAGTTAGACTAGTTACTCAAAATAAATATAAGCATCCTCCCTTGACCCACAGCTTCCCTGTTACACTTTGGCTGTCTCATCTTCCACCTCACTCATGGATCTTGCAGCTGCTTCACTGTTGTCTCCAAACACATCAGACGATGCTGCATTGTAAGGTTGGAGTTGAAGATGCCATCATATACCTGCTTCAATGTACCAACATTCATCTGGACAAAGCAGGGAGACAAAGGATTTTGGGGATCATGTTCTTCAATTTTTTCAGTGCATTGAACACAATCCAGCCTGCATTAGTATGTAATAAACTCCAGAAGACACAGGGCGATGCCTCTACAGTCAGCTGGATTACTGACTACCTGTGGATTACAGACCACAGTTTGTAAGAGTGAATGGTTGTGTGTCTGGCCAGGGgatcagcagcacaggagcgcCATTGGGGGACATTCCTCTTTACATTGTACACCTCAGACTTCCAGTACAAGTTGGAGTATTTTCCTCTGCAGAAATAACCAGGTGACTCTGCAGGTGTGGAGTGTATCAGTGATGGACAAGAGACAAGACAAGAGTACAGAGACCTGGGAACTGTTTTGTAGCACGGTGTGGGAGCTGTTCTAGTAGCTTTTGTAAATAGGCTCAATAAGCACTGGGCTTCACTATAGATGCACACATATGTTGTGCTGTTTAGTTAATTAAAGCTGAAGTCAAGGAAAGGTGCTGGCATGAGTGATGTATCATCTGTGTtaacaaggtttttttaagTGCAGGTGCCAGTGTTGCCTAACCTAACTCCATACACATGCATTATCTAAAGTAAACCAGCTACTTTACAGTAAGGCCACCTTTGGTTCCACCTAATTTTGGGAGAGCACCTACGACAAAGTTGAAGCACCATTGGGCACATTTATACCAAAAGTACCCGGTACTTAAACATCCAGGAACAGTTCCCATAAGGTGCAATGTGCTGCAGGGTAGACTGGAGAAATTGAAGTTGAAGCATGAAAGGCTACATTGGTAATGAGAGGTATGGTTCAGTTTGGGTTGATATGAGATATGATATGATGCAGTTATGGAAAGCCAATTCCTGATCTGGCTTACGTTTCAACAGATCAGCTACATCAACTATCCCCATTAGTGAGATATCATAGCTGAATAACTCAGTGCTAATTTCAGTGCTAACAATACAGCATTTGAGATAAATCAATTTCACACAAATTAAATAGTGTCCCAGAAGCAAAAAGGTAAGCTATTCACCCAAACTTCAGCAACAAAAGCCCACGGACAATCTCCATCAATCACCAGAGactgttgacatttttaaaaagaggctcaagaacgtcctttttagtttagcttataactgaatttgatttattttattagtttggtttagtttgttatctagttatttcttattattttaactacttatttttcaattactttattatgtaattattcttttatattaacttttttattttgttttgttcttaagTTTATTTCAAGGTTGATTTTTAcgttttaatttgttatttccAGTGCTTTTTCCTCATGGGGATCCTCTACACCGGGGACTATGCCCACTTCGTTACTGTGGGGATCGCCCTGCCCTGCAGCCTTGGCTGTGGTGTGGACGCCGGCCGGCCCTGATCTGGGCGGTTACCGTGGTGATGCCCTCATTGGTCATTGGTGGAGGGGCTGGGGTAAATAGATCACCAAGATATCATTTCTCACCTCAGCGtgcaggtatttatttatttaggtatttatttattcatttatttatgatgattatgttttaatgtctatgtgtgtgtgtgtgtgtgtgtgtgtgtgtgtgtgtgtgtgtgtgtgtgtgtgtgtgtgtgtgtgtgtgtgtgtgtgtgtgtgtgtgtgtgtgtgtgcgtgcgcgttgggggggggggggggctgtgtgggtaatgtgaggatgtgtgtgaaattgaccagatgtgtgtttttaaccgtGACAGTGGGAGTTTTTCTATCttcaatgttgattttattatataaagcactttgcgttAGAATTGTAacaaaagtgctatataaaaagggtttgatttgatttgaattgaTCGTCATCTTCGACCAATGTAAATGTTTTCTCATTCATTGTTGTACCATCAAATTCAATTTACACCTCTTCTCCAGTGTGGAAGGTCTGAACCTCCAGGGATGTCCAGTGAGCACAGCTACACGCTGCTAAATTTGCATAAAGGACAAACAGCAGTTCATTTTGCTGATCAGctgtgtatttgtttttaagTACATTTTGCATTTTCCACCATCTAGGTCATACTGTAAGTGTAACGTATCAACAGACTACAGTGTTCCACATTTAAGCATACAACTGATTAGCTATTTTGGCAGTACCAAAGTGCTGGTATATTTGTGTACACTGGAATATAATACTAGGATTCTGTTTCATCTTTAATCCTGCATCAGCAATGCAAATACTGATACCATTCAAGAacgaaagaataaaataaaaccttttCCTCTGAAACTGGAAGCTAAATGTAATGCTGCTTCCTTCAATTTACTTCATATTTAAAGCATACTGAAGAGAATGTTTCCAAACTTCTTAATCCTGcagggaagaaaataaaaaagcttcAAACTTACCTTCAAAGATAAAAGAAGCTTTCTGATCTTAATGTCAGGTAGAATCTCCTCTGATAGATGCTAATGAGCCACTACCGGAGATGGTTGTGTCTTTGTTATTACAACACCACTTCAGAAAGGTTACAGCCGTTTTCAAGTGTGTGAAAAAACCTTGCTCCTGACCTTTTAGCAGTCATCATTAGCAGACACTAATGCACCATGCTGGAGAGCAACAACCACTCCTCCATTCTGGTCATTCTTATCTATGCAAGGAATGTAACGACTCCTACTAACGAATGTCAGAGTCTGAGGAGGAGTAGGAGCAGATGGAGATTAAATGTCTTGCACGAAGAGCCGCACGAGTCATTAAGGTAGAGGAGAGTTCTTCTTTATCCCAAAATCAAGCGCTTCAATCCAGAGGGAGTTCTCATAAAAGGGAATTAATCTTCGAACTAGCCAGCCTATTTCCTCAACCTTTAACCCCGGGAATGCAGCGCAGGTGGAATGAAAATCATCCATCAAACCCTCTAAAGTTGTCCCTCCAATCCATGTGGACCTTTGGGGAATGAGGTTTAATTTTCATAAGTACCAGCATCTAGAAACTGCAATGTTTTACATTCACAAGagcaataaattacagtacGCTGCACATTGATCAAGGCTTGAGGAGCGGAGTGTGTGGGCACACTGAAGATATAAACACGGAAGCGGCACGAGAAAGAAAATcctaaaggaaaagaaagatggaGATGGTCAGCCGCAAAACCCAACCATCacagcccacacacacacccacgtgctcaacatcattaaaaacaaaagggCAAGACTGAAACGATGCGCCAATCTGTGATGCAACCGAAAAGAGAAACAAATCTGTGCAGGACAGTGCTGCAAGAATCTACTAAGAGCTATTTACTTTCCTATAATTCTGGGCCTCCGTTGcagccttcttttttttttaattctcaaaTTCTTGAATCATCTGTTCCTCATTcataaggaaaaaaatccaTAAAAACTCAACACCgtcagtcatttaaaaaaagtatgGTTTAAAATGAAATGGGTTCTTTCTTTAAATAACTCTTacttaaaagaaaagaagatttAAAAAGATCAATACCACTAGAATATGTTGATGTCTTaaagcctttattttttttggcttGGGTGTAAGGACTACATTGGCTCTGAATTTATCTGCTCCATCTTTGTGGCAGGCAGTGGGCTGGACGGTATTCAAAcaaggaagaaatgaggaacTGTGAAAACAGTTGAATATTCATCAGCTCTTTTTAATTtgacatgaaaaataaacagaGGAATTGTAAAATACTGTTCTGTTCACAGCCCCATCACCGAATGTGCATTTTGTTGGGATTATATACCAAGTTGACCCTCAGTTAGAGACCTTACTGGCTGATGTCTGAGCGTTTTGGGGCTGTCACAGATAACTCCCTCCAGAAATGGGACATTTTCAGGATGGACAGTGAGCCATTTCCACAGATACTCCATCTTTTCATCACACTCCCAGGGGTTCCCTGTTAGGATTATCTGAAAAGAGGATTTCCTCCCATCCAGCAGGCCTGCGGGGAGTTGCTGGAGCTGATTCTGATTGAGCAGCAGAAGATCAAGGTGTTGCAGACTCTGCAGGAGGGTTGCTGGCAGCTCTCGGAGCTGATTCTCCTGCAGAAACAGTTGTTTTAGTCTCAGGTTTTGAGCAAAGGTTGCAGGTCTCAGGGAGCTTAATTTGTTGCCAGCGAGATTGAGGGTCTCCAAGTGGTGCAGGCTTTTAAATATGTCACCCTGTAGCTCTTGCAGATTGTTATCACTCAAGTCTAGGTCCTGCAGATGTGGCAGCCtctgcagcagagcagctggGATGCTGGTTATGTGGTTCCCGGACAAGTCCAGCCAGGTGAGACTGCTGTTTTTAGGAAACCACGCTGCATCTGCTTTTTCAAACTGATTGTTTTTCAGCACCAGGTCATGGAGGGAGCCATGCTTGAAAATGTTTGGAGGCAGATGAGCCAGTTGATTTCCAGTGAGATCCAACGTGTCCAGGTGAGGCACAGCGCTCAGTAGCTGTGAAGTAAGGTTTATCAAGTTGACATGGTACAGCTGGAGCCTGTTTAAGAGGGGCACTGCTCTCAGATGACTGGCTGTGATGCTGCTGAGGTTTGACGACTGGATGGACAACCGTGTGGTGTTGGAAGGTAAACCTTTTAGGGGGAAATGTGTGAGGGAGCGTTGGCTGCACACCACCTCTGCACCCAAAAGCTGAAAAGAGCAGGAGCACAGATCTGGGCACGAGTGTGCTCCTCTTTTTTGGGAATCAAACACAGCCAGTGCAGTGAATGTGAGGAGCAGCATTAATTTCATCTTTACAGCACAAAACTGGAATAAAAGAACAAATGACTCATGAGTAATTATACTAAATTGTGAAAATGGTGATCGTTAATGTTGTACCTACCTGGAAAAAGCTGAGCAGAATCCGATCTGTTTTTAGATTGCGCACTGTTTTATGCAGTGAGCATGTTTCTTTGTGACACAACAAACTGTtgcaaaaagcaaacaaaaccaaGCAAACAAACCAGCTCATCAGCTGCTGGCGGTTGCTGTTTTCTGTACTTTCCAAAAGTAAAGCTGTTACCACACATAAATCAATACTTTCTCTTAAATTCCTGCAAGGACATTCTTTGCTAGTGTAAAAGTTGTATGCGTTGATAATGTAAAAAGTTCTTGATATCACATTTTAAATTACTTTTCATACACCCATATTAGGCAATTATTCAGATCTATGTTTATTTTGGAAGTGAAAATGGGTGGTAGTGGTGCGGCGGACTGCAGAATATTCCTAATGTTTTATTCCAGcttgtatgttaataaatgtaataaatatacatttcaTATATCACCTTTTTGTTGTCAATAACAATGCTGTACAGATGTTAAAAACTGATAAACCATGGAGTAAAAAATATTGTAATAAAAATCAATAGAACTAAAATTTGATGGCAAAAGAGTTAAAATCAGTGGTGTCACATAGTTTTGTAAAAATTgagattccttttttttcagaatattatataaatatgttTTCAACAGTCACTTCTCGGTGCAAGCTTGATGGGAGAGAGACATCAAAAGACACATGAGAGACGGTACCTCTTGCACTTTAAAAAGACATCTGACTAACTGAGAGTAAAAGGCTGATCAACTTTCAAAAAAGGTTTCAACCTAGTTAAATGAATATTCAATAATTGGTGAGGTTTAGAGAGAATAATGAATGAATCCTAGCTCAGAAAAACCCGTGGTCAAAAAGATAGCTATTTGAAGTGTAGCTTTGAACTTTCCTAAGTGGCCTGGTGGATAAATAATTGAAGAATCCAAAGAtgcttttttttcacatttgttatttaagcggaGCCTTCTGGGTCTTTTTGGACAGGGAGATATGGGTGCTTAACTTTTGTTCCATAAAATCTGTAAATACTGGATGCAGAGGCAAATAGCACTTAACAAGCTCTTTAATTAGGACTTTAGAGGAAGTTTTCATCATTAGGAAACTTGGGCTGTGCCCGAAATTACATTGTGCCATAAATTAGATAACACAGGGTTCTGTTATGCATTACATCGTAAAAAATCTGTATTACTGTTTGACCTAGGTTTGAGTGAAAGCTGCAAGGATCACTACGGTGCATCCAAATTACATTTGGATACATTGATATGGTTAAGATTAACTAGTTTAAAATTTAACTTCACTTCCACTCAGTTTAAAGTAGCAACTATAGCATCTTTCTGGCAGATTTGCATGTCAACGTCTCTCCTCTATTGAATAGTCAAAGTGGTGGTGATGTGTTGGGGGCCTCTGGAACCTCTGGTTGTCTTTTTCAACATGTGGACAAAGACTTTGCTGGCTTTACCTCCAGTTTCCAGTCTTTATGCTTTAGGATGGCTAAAATACTAAACATTTCCTTACCCAAAATATTTTCAGAACAAATGAAGACTAGACTTCTCAAATGTTTCATTTATGTCATCTTTAATCACATAAAACAACGTTTCTGTAACTGAAATGAGACAAGctgaattaaatacattttggcaaCATTTTGAGGAAAGTTAAGACTGCGGGTTCAGGTCACTTTCTGCCAGTGATGTCACAGATCGCCCTTCCAGAGATGGCGGTAGTTTGCATGTGATGGCATCTGCTTGGAAAACTTTCTTCTTGTTGTTCTGGAGCCATCTCCAGAGGTATTCCGCCTTACCATCACACACCAGCGGGTTGACACTCAGGTCCAGTCCATCCTCCTCCAGTGAGTTCAACGGGTCAAGCAAACCTGTGGGGATGTGGTTCAGCCGGTTGTCTTCCAGATTCAGGTGTCTGAGCTGAGTGAGCTCCTTAAAAAGGTTTGGGGGCACTTTGTTGAGCTTGTTCCAAGCGAGGAAGAGAAAATGTAGTTTATGCAGCCTTTGGAAAACAGATGCATCCAGAGTGCTCAGGTTGTTGTACTGCAGGTTCAGCCTCTCAAGTTTTGTTAGCGGTTCAAGAGAGTCTGCAGGTATCTCCTCGAGACGATTTTTGGACAAGTCAAGAGTTTCCAAGTGGGGTAGCTTTTGAAGAAATGCAGCTTGGATCTTTGTTAAGTGGTTCCCAGATAAGTCAAGCCAGGTCAGGCTGCTGTTATCAGGAAACCACGCTGCATCAGCTTCTTTAATCAGATTATTCTTCAGCACCAAGCTACGGAGCGAGGCATGGGTGAAGACATCCACAGGAAGATCACTGAGTTTGTTTCCTGTGAGATCCAAAGTGTGCAGACGAGGAACCCCCCTGAGGAAATTGGAGGGAAGGGTCTGCAGGTGGTTTTCATGCAGGTGAAGCTCTTGTAATTGCGGTGTGGCTTCAAGATGCTGCTCAGATATGGTCGAGATGTTCGTGAACTGGATTGTCAGCATAGTGGTGTTCTCTGGGAGACCCTCAGATGGGTATTCTTTCAAGGGAGCCCCATTACAGACCACCTCAGCTCTTCCGGCATAGCATTTGCAGAAAGCAGGGCAGGAAAGAGTGCCATGGCAGAAAAAATCCA
Protein-coding sequences here:
- the LOC133464632 gene encoding leucine-rich alpha-2-glycoprotein-like, with amino-acid sequence MKSWCVLAFLLLDFFCHGTLSCPAFCKCYAGRAEVVCNGAPLKEYPSEGLPENTTMLTIQFTNISTISEQHLEATPQLQELHLHENHLQTLPSNFLRGVPRLHTLDLTGNKLSDLPVDVFTHASLRSLVLKNNLIKEADAAWFPDNSSLTWLDLSGNHLTKIQAAFLQKLPHLETLDLSKNRLEEIPADSLEPLTKLERLNLQYNNLSTLDASVFQRLHKLHFLFLAWNKLNKVPPNLFKELTQLRHLNLEDNRLNHIPTGLLDPLNSLEEDGLDLSVNPLVCDGKAEYLWRWLQNNKKKVFQADAITCKLPPSLEGRSVTSLAESDLNPQS
- the LOC133464631 gene encoding leucine-rich alpha-2-glycoprotein-like codes for the protein MKLMLLLTFTALAVFDSQKRGAHSCPDLCSCSFQLLGAEVVCSQRSLTHFPLKGLPSNTTRLSIQSSNLSSITASHLRAVPLLNRLQLYHVNLINLTSQLLSAVPHLDTLDLTGNQLAHLPPNIFKHGSLHDLVLKNNQFEKADAAWFPKNSSLTWLDLSGNHITSIPAALLQRLPHLQDLDLSDNNLQELQGDIFKSLHHLETLNLAGNKLSSLRPATFAQNLRLKQLFLQENQLRELPATLLQSLQHLDLLLLNQNQLQQLPAGLLDGRKSSFQIILTGNPWECDEKMEYLWKWLTVHPENVPFLEGVICDSPKTLRHQPVRSLTEGQLGI